A region from the Nocardioides plantarum genome encodes:
- a CDS encoding hemolysin family protein, producing the protein MTGTVVLLAAAVLVVLAGVFSAVDAALGSFSKARAHELVHDERAGAKSLVVLLEDAPRHLNTVLLLRLLCEVAAIVLVTLELDRAIDGPRWVSVLVSIGTMLVVSFVVIGVGPRTLGRQHSEQVALASAGVLVRLTSVLGPLSGLLILLGNALTPGKGFREGPFSSETELRELVDFAEASAVIEADERKMIHSVFELGDTTVREVMVPRGDVVYIEHYKNLRQTMSLFLRSGYSRLPVIGDNLDDIRGFAYLKDIVRRDFEAPDVELTQQVEEVMRPVAWVPESKPVDDQLREMQAGRTHIAVVVDEYGGTAGLITIEDLLEEIVGEITDEYDQDEIEVEALAAADGFRVSSRYPIDDLDELFGFDVEEEDVDSVGGLMAKHLGRVPIPGSYVEAHGLRFEAEDTAGRRNKIGTVLIRRVAAERADDDSRTAAVDA; encoded by the coding sequence GTGACGGGCACCGTCGTCCTGCTGGCAGCGGCCGTGCTGGTCGTGCTCGCGGGCGTGTTCTCCGCCGTCGACGCCGCTCTCGGATCGTTCTCCAAGGCCCGCGCCCACGAGCTCGTCCACGACGAGCGCGCCGGCGCCAAGAGCCTGGTCGTGCTGCTCGAGGACGCTCCTCGTCACCTCAACACCGTGCTGCTGCTGCGCCTGCTGTGCGAGGTGGCCGCGATCGTGCTGGTGACCCTCGAGCTCGACCGGGCCATCGACGGGCCGCGGTGGGTGAGCGTGCTGGTCTCGATCGGCACGATGCTCGTCGTGTCGTTCGTGGTCATCGGGGTAGGGCCCCGCACCCTCGGCCGGCAGCACTCCGAGCAGGTGGCGCTGGCCTCGGCCGGCGTCCTGGTGCGGCTGACCAGCGTCCTCGGACCGCTGTCCGGCCTGCTCATCCTGCTCGGCAACGCGCTGACCCCCGGCAAGGGATTCAGGGAGGGGCCGTTCTCGTCCGAGACCGAGCTGCGCGAGCTCGTCGACTTCGCCGAGGCCTCGGCCGTCATCGAGGCCGACGAGCGCAAGATGATCCACTCGGTCTTCGAGCTCGGCGACACGACGGTGCGCGAGGTGATGGTGCCGCGCGGCGACGTGGTCTACATCGAGCACTACAAGAACCTGCGCCAGACCATGTCGCTGTTCCTGCGCAGCGGCTACTCCCGACTCCCGGTCATCGGCGACAACCTCGACGACATCCGCGGCTTCGCCTACCTCAAGGACATCGTGCGCCGCGACTTCGAGGCCCCCGACGTCGAGCTGACCCAGCAGGTCGAGGAGGTCATGCGCCCGGTCGCCTGGGTGCCGGAGTCCAAGCCGGTCGACGACCAGCTGCGCGAGATGCAGGCCGGACGCACCCACATCGCCGTCGTCGTCGACGAGTACGGCGGCACCGCCGGCTTGATCACCATCGAGGACCTCCTGGAGGAGATCGTCGGCGAGATCACCGACGAGTACGACCAGGACGAGATCGAGGTCGAGGCGCTCGCCGCCGCCGACGGCTTCCGGGTGTCGTCGCGCTACCCGATCGACGACCTCGACGAGCTGTTCGGCTTCGACGTCGAGGAGGAGGACGTCGACAGCGTCGGCGGGCTGATGGCCAAGCACCTGGGCCGGGTCCCGATCCCGGGCTCCTACGTCGAGGCGCACGGCCTGCGCTTCGAGGCCGAGGACACCGCCGGGCGCCGCAACAAGATCGGCACCGTCCTGATCCGGCGCGTCGCCGCCGAGCGGGCCGACGACGACAGCCGTACGGCGGCCGTCGACGCGTGA
- the ybeY gene encoding rRNA maturation RNase YbeY, with protein MTIEILDESGTGIDVKHLAQLSRFVMDSMRVHPLAELCIKAVDEATITELNEKWMDKEGPTDVLAFPMDELRPGLVDEEPEEGVLGDIMLCPQIAEQQGATAGHGTLAEIELLTTHGILHLLGYDHAEPEEHAEMFGLQDRLLGEWRSR; from the coding sequence ATGACCATCGAGATCCTCGACGAGTCCGGCACCGGCATCGACGTCAAGCACCTGGCTCAGCTGAGCCGCTTCGTCATGGACTCCATGCGCGTCCACCCGCTGGCCGAGCTCTGCATCAAGGCCGTCGACGAGGCCACCATCACCGAGCTCAACGAGAAGTGGATGGACAAGGAGGGCCCGACCGACGTGCTGGCCTTCCCGATGGACGAGCTGCGTCCCGGCCTGGTCGACGAGGAGCCCGAGGAGGGCGTGCTCGGCGACATCATGCTGTGCCCGCAGATCGCCGAGCAGCAGGGTGCGACCGCCGGCCACGGCACCCTGGCCGAGATCGAGCTGCTCACGACTCACGGCATCCTCCACCTGCTGGGCTACGACCACGCCGAGCCCGAGGAGCACGCCGAGATGTTCGGCCTGCAGGACCGGCTGCTGGGGGAGTGGCGCAGCCGGTGA
- a CDS encoding PhoH family protein, whose translation MTDSNPTGDLQTRHTVVVPNSIDMVSLLGPGDEYLGIIEGGFQAEIHVRGNRITMRGNPGEVALAERLLDELVTIIRTGQGVTSETVERAIEMLRQETTERPADVLSMNILSNRGRSIRPKTLNQKRYVDSIDKNTITFGIGPAGTGKTYLAMAKAVQALQAKQINRIILTRPAVEAGESLGYLPGTLSEKIDPYLRPLYDALHDMIDPETIPKLLAAGTIEVAPLAYMRGRTLNDSFIILDEAQNTTPEQMKMFLTRLGFGSKIVVTGDITQVDLPHSVKSGLRIIEGILDDVDDISFQRLTAQDVVRHRLVGKIVAAYDEFDNRGGLATAPEQRR comes from the coding sequence ATGACTGACTCGAACCCCACCGGTGACCTCCAGACGCGCCACACGGTCGTGGTCCCCAACAGCATCGACATGGTCAGCCTGCTCGGCCCGGGAGACGAGTACCTCGGCATCATCGAGGGTGGCTTCCAGGCCGAGATCCACGTGCGCGGCAACCGCATCACCATGCGGGGCAACCCGGGCGAGGTCGCCCTCGCCGAGCGGCTCCTCGACGAGCTGGTCACGATCATCCGCACCGGTCAGGGCGTCACGTCCGAGACCGTCGAGCGCGCGATCGAGATGCTGCGCCAGGAGACCACCGAGCGCCCGGCCGACGTGCTGTCGATGAACATCCTCAGCAACCGGGGCCGCTCCATCCGGCCCAAGACGCTCAACCAGAAGCGCTACGTCGACTCGATCGACAAGAACACCATCACCTTCGGCATCGGACCCGCCGGCACCGGCAAGACCTACCTGGCGATGGCCAAGGCGGTGCAGGCGCTGCAGGCCAAGCAGATCAACCGGATCATCCTCACCCGCCCGGCCGTCGAGGCCGGCGAGAGCCTGGGCTACCTCCCCGGCACGCTGAGCGAGAAGATCGACCCCTACCTGCGCCCCCTGTACGACGCCCTGCACGACATGATCGATCCCGAGACGATCCCCAAGCTGCTCGCCGCCGGCACCATCGAGGTCGCCCCCCTGGCCTACATGAGGGGCCGCACGCTCAACGACAGCTTCATCATCCTCGACGAGGCGCAGAACACGACGCCCGAGCAGATGAAGATGTTCCTGACCCGCCTGGGCTTCGGCTCCAAGATCGTCGTCACCGGCGACATCACCCAGGTCGACCTGCCCCACAGCGTCAAGTCGGGCCTGCGGATCATCGAGGGCATCCTCGACGACGTCGACGACATCTCCTTCCAGCGGCTGACCGCCCAGGACGTCGTCCGACACCGTCTGGTCGGCAAGATCGTGGCGGCCTACGACGAGTTCGACAACCGCGGCGGCCTGGCCACCGCGCCCGAGCAGCGACGGTAG
- a CDS encoding HIT domain-containing protein, with translation MADCLFCAIVSGDVPAEVVHTTERTLAFRDLNPQAPLHVLVVPRDHHANAADLAAGDPEASAELVRTAAAVAAAEGYADDYRLVFNTGAGAGQTVFHTHLHVLAGRDLGWPPG, from the coding sequence GTGGCTGACTGTCTCTTCTGCGCGATCGTGTCCGGTGACGTCCCTGCGGAGGTCGTGCACACGACCGAGCGCACCCTCGCCTTCCGCGACCTCAACCCCCAGGCGCCGCTCCACGTGCTGGTCGTGCCTCGCGACCACCACGCCAACGCCGCCGACCTCGCCGCGGGCGACCCGGAGGCCTCGGCCGAGCTGGTCCGCACCGCGGCCGCGGTCGCCGCCGCCGAGGGGTACGCCGACGACTACCGCCTGGTGTTCAACACCGGGGCCGGCGCGGGCCAGACGGTGTTCCACACCCACCTGCACGTGCTCGCCGGTCGCGACCTGGGCTGGCCGCCCGGCTGA
- a CDS encoding SigE family RNA polymerase sigma factor produces MTEPSSWDADAAVEALYAAHWRRLVRLSVLLVRDVGTAEEVVQDAFVALHGRWRRLRDPDKALAYLRQAVVNRSRSVLRHRGVVDRHAARDRAPEPLPSAEAPALARDRRETVLDAMRALPQRQREVLALRYYLDLSEADIADALGISRGAVKSHASRGSAALRTLLAPLEGDDL; encoded by the coding sequence GTGACCGAGCCGTCGTCCTGGGACGCCGACGCCGCCGTCGAGGCCCTGTACGCCGCCCACTGGCGTCGGCTCGTCCGGCTCTCGGTCCTGCTGGTGCGCGACGTCGGCACTGCCGAGGAGGTCGTGCAGGACGCGTTCGTCGCCCTGCACGGACGCTGGCGGCGGCTGCGCGACCCTGACAAGGCGTTGGCCTACCTGCGCCAGGCCGTGGTCAACCGGTCGCGCTCGGTGCTGCGCCACCGTGGCGTCGTCGACCGGCACGCCGCCCGCGACCGCGCCCCCGAGCCGCTGCCGTCGGCCGAGGCGCCGGCCCTGGCCCGCGACCGGCGCGAGACGGTCCTCGACGCGATGCGCGCCCTCCCCCAGCGCCAGCGCGAGGTGCTCGCCCTGCGCTACTACCTCGACCTGTCCGAGGCCGACATCGCCGACGCTCTCGGGATCAGCCGTGGCGCGGTCAAGTCCCACGCCTCCCGCGGCTCTGCCGCCCTCCGCACGCTGCTCGCCCCGCTCGAAGGAGACGACCTGTGA
- a CDS encoding Gmad2 immunoglobulin-like domain-containing protein, which produces MNTPDRGGDPDGDPDGDFVRAVLDGAVCGVEPVDRLAAIQARTAEPSRRGRYAAGGAVLAAAAVVVAVAVVATGDGDGPTRGVGPAVATTRPDQTSSDPARLEAPSPGPTAPTEAPAGSRPRAIYYVGDTPEGPALFREFHRVGRSDAEQTVSLATTASADDPDYRTLWPGALDDVSLTGTGLAGSWTVTVPASLAERPEGMSEREAVLAVQQVVYTVQATGRTDAGVRFTGPTVLGVPVPDDGFTRDPDVVADVNISDPVEGRAVTGAFTARGVADSFEATVPWRVVDGGGEVVVSGAATASGFGRLHPWETTVDVSALAPGTYTFEASTSDPSDGEGAGPTTDTRSITVT; this is translated from the coding sequence GTGAACACCCCGGACCGCGGTGGCGACCCTGACGGCGACCCTGACGGCGACTTCGTGCGAGCGGTCCTCGACGGCGCCGTCTGCGGGGTCGAGCCCGTGGACCGGCTCGCCGCGATCCAGGCCCGGACGGCTGAGCCGTCCCGGCGCGGCCGGTACGCCGCCGGTGGTGCCGTGCTCGCCGCCGCGGCCGTCGTCGTGGCGGTCGCAGTGGTGGCGACCGGTGACGGTGACGGGCCGACCCGGGGTGTGGGCCCCGCCGTTGCGACGACCAGGCCGGACCAGACGTCGTCCGACCCCGCACGACTCGAGGCTCCGTCCCCCGGGCCGACCGCGCCGACCGAGGCGCCGGCGGGGTCGCGACCGCGGGCGATCTACTACGTGGGCGACACTCCCGAGGGGCCGGCGTTGTTCCGCGAGTTCCACCGGGTCGGTCGGTCCGACGCCGAGCAGACCGTCTCGCTGGCCACCACCGCGAGCGCCGACGATCCCGACTACCGCACCCTGTGGCCGGGAGCCCTCGACGACGTCAGCCTCACGGGGACCGGTCTCGCCGGCTCGTGGACCGTGACGGTCCCCGCGAGCCTGGCCGAGCGCCCGGAGGGGATGTCGGAGCGGGAGGCGGTGCTGGCGGTCCAGCAGGTCGTCTACACCGTCCAGGCGACCGGGCGCACCGACGCCGGTGTCCGGTTCACCGGGCCGACCGTCCTCGGCGTCCCGGTGCCGGACGACGGCTTCACCCGCGACCCGGACGTCGTGGCCGACGTCAACATCTCCGACCCGGTCGAGGGCCGAGCGGTGACGGGGGCCTTCACCGCGCGGGGGGTCGCCGACTCCTTCGAGGCCACCGTGCCGTGGCGGGTCGTCGACGGTGGCGGTGAGGTCGTCGTCTCGGGAGCGGCGACCGCGTCGGGCTTCGGGCGGCTCCACCCGTGGGAGACCACCGTCGACGTCTCCGCGCTGGCCCCCGGCACCTACACCTTCGAGGCGTCGACCTCCGACCCGTCCGACGGCGAGGGCGCGGGCCCCACCACCGACACGCGCTCGATCACCGTCACCTGA
- a CDS encoding Gmad2 immunoglobulin-like domain-containing protein: protein MNTRNGLAVLALSGTLLAGLTACGDDTDPTSGETQTDPATSSSTPSPTTPASTGSSSAPTEPSTDSSPTETDAPEPGTVVVPVYFTGDTPMGPRLYREFRRVESDDPLEEAATLLVGGDALDPDYGTLLQGVTVESVEQRDGAIVVTLGDDSPLTAGKGTSSVEARLAVQSLVYTLQGAAQTRDPVRTVLSDGSSADLYGQPTGKGVKAAAQLEVLALVSVTTPEEGATASGTLAVSGVASSFEATVPYAVLDSSGKEVISDFTTAEQFGDRLYPFEAEVDISGLEAGTYTFVARTDDPSDGEGPGPFEDTKTFTVG from the coding sequence ATGAACACCAGGAACGGTCTCGCCGTGCTCGCCCTCTCGGGAACCCTCCTCGCCGGCCTGACGGCCTGCGGCGACGACACCGACCCCACGTCGGGCGAGACCCAGACCGACCCGGCCACCTCGAGCAGCACGCCGAGCCCCACGACCCCCGCGAGCACCGGGTCGTCGAGCGCGCCGACCGAGCCCTCGACCGACTCCAGCCCCACCGAGACCGACGCGCCGGAGCCCGGCACGGTCGTCGTCCCGGTCTACTTCACCGGTGACACCCCGATGGGGCCGCGGCTCTACCGCGAGTTCCGCCGGGTCGAGTCCGACGACCCACTCGAGGAGGCCGCCACGCTTCTCGTCGGCGGCGACGCGCTCGACCCCGACTACGGCACGCTCCTGCAGGGGGTGACGGTCGAGTCGGTCGAGCAGCGCGACGGCGCGATCGTCGTCACGCTGGGCGACGACTCCCCCCTCACCGCCGGCAAGGGCACGTCGTCCGTGGAGGCCAGGCTGGCCGTGCAGTCGCTCGTCTACACGCTGCAGGGCGCCGCACAGACCCGCGACCCGGTCCGGACGGTCCTGTCCGACGGCAGCTCCGCCGATCTCTACGGCCAGCCGACCGGCAAGGGCGTCAAGGCCGCCGCCCAGCTCGAGGTGCTCGCGCTGGTCAGCGTCACGACGCCCGAGGAGGGCGCCACCGCGTCCGGCACGCTTGCCGTGTCGGGGGTGGCCAGCTCGTTCGAGGCCACCGTCCCGTACGCCGTCCTCGACTCCTCGGGCAAGGAGGTGATCTCCGACTTCACGACCGCCGAGCAGTTCGGCGACCGCCTCTACCCCTTCGAGGCCGAGGTCGACATCAGCGGACTCGAGGCCGGCACCTACACGTTCGTGGCCCGGACCGACGACCCGTCGGACGGCGAGGGCCCGGGCCCGTTCGAGGACACCAAGACCTTCACCGTCGGCTGA
- a CDS encoding 16S rRNA (uracil(1498)-N(3))-methyltransferase: MSLPVHLVPSLDGVRVGDPVVVEGDEAHHAVAVRRLRAGERVVLTDGLGATVVGTITTTGKRLLEVVADEVTREPEPTPQVVVVQALPKGDRGELAVEVLTEVGVGEIVPWAAARSVAVWKGERAEKSLARWRSTAREAAKQARRPWHPTVAPLASTDDVVALVAAADLAVVLHEDAVAPLASLDVPASGRVVVVVGPEGGLTDDEVAAFVAAGAVSVRMGAEVLRTSTAGVAAVAALLSRTDRWG, encoded by the coding sequence ATGTCTCTCCCGGTCCACCTGGTTCCCTCGCTCGACGGCGTCCGGGTCGGCGACCCGGTGGTCGTCGAGGGCGACGAGGCCCACCACGCCGTCGCCGTACGCCGGCTGCGCGCGGGTGAGCGGGTCGTGCTCACCGACGGCCTGGGCGCCACCGTGGTCGGCACGATCACGACGACCGGCAAGCGGCTGCTCGAGGTCGTGGCCGACGAGGTCACCCGCGAGCCGGAGCCGACGCCGCAGGTGGTGGTGGTCCAGGCCCTGCCCAAGGGCGATCGCGGCGAGCTGGCCGTCGAGGTGCTCACCGAGGTCGGCGTCGGCGAGATCGTGCCCTGGGCCGCGGCCCGCTCGGTGGCGGTCTGGAAAGGGGAGCGCGCAGAGAAGTCCCTGGCCCGCTGGCGCTCGACGGCCCGCGAGGCCGCCAAGCAGGCGCGGCGCCCGTGGCACCCGACCGTGGCACCGCTGGCGTCCACCGACGACGTCGTCGCCCTGGTCGCCGCGGCCGACCTGGCCGTCGTGCTGCACGAGGACGCCGTGGCACCACTGGCCTCCCTCGACGTCCCGGCGTCCGGGCGGGTCGTCGTGGTCGTAGGCCCCGAGGGAGGCCTGACCGACGACGAGGTCGCGGCCTTCGTCGCGGCCGGCGCCGTCAGCGTGCGGATGGGCGCCGAGGTGCTGCGAACCTCCACCGCAGGCGTGGCCGCGGTGGCGGCGCTGCTGTCGCGCACCGACCGGTGGGGTTGA
- the dnaJ gene encoding molecular chaperone DnaJ yields the protein MSQDPYDLLGVARDADADTIKKAYRRLARQLHPDVNPDPETQEKFKEVTAAYEVLSDPQKRAAFDRGGDAFGGAGFGGQGAGFSFTDIMDAFFGGQGGAGGGGRGPRSRMRRGQDALIRIEIELAEAAFGVTRELKVDTAVLCETCHGDGAAPGSQPVPCETCRGQGEVAVVQRSFLGEVRTLRPCSACRGFGTIIPDPCRDCSGDGRVRAGRTLTVKIPAGVDTGTRVQLGEQGEVGPGGGPAGDLYVEIHVAPHETFVRQGNDLHCTVTLPMSAAALGTTLTLPTLEADVENGAGSGVETSFEIDIDPGTQSGTEQVLRGRGVPGLRGGRGDLVVTTVVETPTRLDPRQEELLRELAAIRGEEQPTGQVKAQQKSVFGRLFGH from the coding sequence TTGAGCCAGGACCCGTACGACCTCCTCGGAGTCGCCCGCGACGCGGACGCCGACACCATCAAGAAGGCCTACCGTCGTCTCGCCCGTCAGCTCCACCCCGACGTCAACCCCGACCCGGAGACGCAGGAGAAGTTCAAGGAGGTCACGGCGGCCTACGAGGTGCTGTCGGACCCCCAGAAGCGGGCGGCGTTCGACCGCGGCGGCGACGCGTTCGGCGGCGCCGGCTTCGGCGGCCAGGGCGCCGGCTTCTCGTTCACCGACATCATGGACGCGTTCTTCGGCGGCCAGGGCGGGGCCGGCGGCGGCGGACGTGGTCCGCGGTCCCGGATGCGTCGGGGTCAGGACGCGCTGATCCGCATCGAGATCGAACTGGCCGAGGCCGCGTTCGGGGTCACCCGCGAGCTCAAGGTCGACACCGCGGTGCTCTGCGAGACCTGCCACGGCGACGGTGCCGCGCCGGGCAGCCAGCCGGTCCCGTGCGAGACGTGCCGGGGCCAAGGCGAGGTGGCGGTCGTGCAGCGCTCGTTCCTCGGCGAGGTCCGGACCCTGCGCCCCTGCAGCGCCTGCCGCGGGTTCGGCACGATCATCCCCGACCCGTGCCGCGACTGCTCCGGCGACGGCCGCGTCCGCGCGGGCCGCACCCTGACCGTCAAGATCCCGGCCGGTGTCGACACCGGCACCCGGGTGCAGCTCGGTGAGCAGGGCGAGGTCGGGCCCGGCGGCGGTCCCGCCGGCGACCTCTACGTCGAGATCCACGTCGCGCCCCACGAGACCTTCGTGCGCCAGGGCAACGACCTGCACTGCACCGTCACCCTGCCCATGAGCGCGGCCGCGCTCGGCACCACCCTCACGCTCCCCACCCTCGAGGCCGACGTCGAGAACGGTGCGGGGTCCGGGGTCGAGACGTCGTTCGAGATCGACATCGACCCCGGCACCCAGTCGGGCACCGAGCAGGTGCTGCGCGGTCGCGGCGTGCCCGGCCTGCGCGGCGGACGGGGCGACCTCGTCGTCACGACCGTCGTCGAGACCCCCACCCGCCTCGACCCGCGCCAGGAGGAGCTGCTCCGCGAGCTCGCCGCGATCCGGGGCGAGGAGCAGCCGACCGGGCAGGTCAAGGCCCAGCAGAAGTCGGTCTTCGGGCGACTCTTCGGCCACTGA
- the hrcA gene encoding heat-inducible transcriptional repressor HrcA, which produces MQEERRIAVLRAIVQDYVATEEPVGSKALVERHGLNVSPATVRNDMAALEDEGYLTQPHTSAGRVPTDKGYRLFVDRLGSVKPLSAPEKRAIASFLDGAVDLDDVVSRSVRLLSQLTRQVAVVQYPTLSRSTVRHLELVALAPERLLAVAILSTGRVEQRIVELTAPISDDDLARLRSRVNLAATGEVIADAVTALRSLGPVDPARDPTLGDAPLADHTTAVAQVLADAMGNHRSDERVAVGGAANLARYGDSFESAVRPVLEALEEHVVLLKLLGEASPAGTVTVRIGAEGPIEDFSATSVVATGYGPHDDALATLGIVGPTRMDYPGTMAAVRAVARYVSRILDEA; this is translated from the coding sequence ATGCAGGAGGAGCGACGGATCGCCGTCCTGCGCGCGATCGTCCAGGACTACGTCGCCACCGAGGAGCCCGTCGGCTCCAAGGCGCTCGTGGAGCGGCACGGACTCAACGTCTCGCCGGCCACCGTGCGCAACGACATGGCCGCGCTCGAGGACGAGGGCTACCTCACCCAGCCCCACACGAGCGCCGGGCGGGTCCCGACCGACAAGGGCTACCGGCTCTTCGTCGACCGGCTCGGCTCGGTCAAGCCGCTCAGCGCCCCCGAGAAGCGTGCGATCGCCAGCTTCCTCGACGGGGCGGTCGACCTCGACGACGTCGTGTCGCGCAGCGTGCGGCTGCTGTCGCAGCTGACCCGCCAGGTCGCCGTCGTGCAGTACCCCACGCTCTCGCGCTCGACGGTGCGCCACCTCGAGCTGGTGGCGCTGGCCCCCGAGCGGCTGCTCGCGGTCGCCATCCTCAGCACCGGGCGGGTCGAGCAGCGCATCGTCGAGCTGACCGCACCGATCTCCGACGACGACCTCGCCCGCCTGCGCAGCCGGGTCAACCTCGCCGCCACCGGCGAGGTCATCGCCGACGCCGTCACCGCGCTCCGGTCGCTCGGCCCCGTCGATCCCGCGCGCGACCCCACACTCGGGGACGCACCCCTCGCCGACCACACCACCGCCGTCGCCCAGGTGCTCGCCGACGCGATGGGCAACCACCGCTCCGACGAGCGCGTCGCCGTCGGTGGCGCCGCCAACCTGGCGCGCTACGGCGACAGCTTCGAGTCCGCCGTACGCCCCGTCCTCGAGGCGCTCGAGGAGCACGTCGTGCTGCTCAAGCTCCTCGGCGAGGCCAGCCCGGCGGGCACGGTCACGGTGCGCATCGGCGCCGAGGGCCCGATCGAGGACTTCTCGGCCACCAGTGTCGTCGCCACGGGCTACGGCCCCCACGACGACGCGCTCGCCACCCTCGGCATCGTCGGTCCGACGCGGATGGACTACCCCGGCACCATGGCCGCGGTCCGCGCCGTCGCCCGCTACGTCTCGCGGATCCTCGACGAGGCCTGA
- a CDS encoding MBL fold metallo-hydrolase has translation MSFSEVADRVWVARHAWFDVNVTVIGGERGLLVVDTHASAAAAAQVVDEVRALGAGEVVGIVNTHEHHDHCFGNGTFRTAYGEVPIHAHEAAAEAQRAFVGQEGGYDPDDADPRSAEIRATTLVPADHTFSSARVVDLGDRYVELVHPGRGHTSGDLVVRVPDADAVLLGDLIEESAERDATPGFGPECWPLEWPLSLDVVLGLTTTSSVVVPGHGAVVDREFLEVQRNDIGVLAETLRDLAGRGVPVADALATGDWPFPEKYLGDAVRRGYEQLPRSQKRLPLL, from the coding sequence ATGTCGTTCTCCGAGGTCGCCGACCGGGTCTGGGTCGCGCGCCACGCGTGGTTCGACGTCAACGTGACGGTCATCGGGGGTGAGCGCGGGCTGCTCGTCGTCGACACCCACGCCTCCGCCGCCGCGGCCGCCCAGGTGGTCGACGAGGTCCGTGCCCTCGGCGCCGGCGAGGTCGTCGGCATCGTCAACACCCACGAGCACCACGACCACTGCTTCGGCAACGGCACCTTCCGCACGGCGTACGGCGAGGTCCCGATCCACGCCCACGAGGCGGCCGCCGAGGCCCAGCGGGCGTTCGTCGGCCAGGAGGGCGGCTACGACCCCGACGACGCCGACCCGCGCAGCGCCGAGATCCGGGCCACCACGCTGGTCCCGGCCGACCACACCTTCTCCTCGGCGCGCGTGGTCGACCTGGGCGACCGCTACGTCGAGCTGGTCCACCCCGGCCGCGGCCACACGTCCGGCGACCTGGTCGTGCGTGTGCCCGATGCCGACGCGGTGCTGCTCGGCGACCTGATCGAGGAGTCCGCGGAGCGTGACGCGACGCCCGGGTTCGGCCCCGAGTGCTGGCCGCTGGAGTGGCCGCTCAGCCTCGACGTCGTCCTGGGCCTGACGACGACGTCCTCGGTCGTCGTACCCGGGCACGGGGCGGTCGTCGACCGTGAGTTCCTCGAGGTGCAGCGCAACGACATCGGCGTCCTCGCCGAGACGCTGCGCGACCTCGCCGGTCGCGGCGTCCCCGTCGCCGACGCCCTCGCCACCGGCGACTGGCCGTTCCCCGAGAAGTACCTGGGCGACGCGGTGAGGCGGGGCTACGAGCAGCTGCCCCGCTCGCAGAAGCGGCTGCCGCTCCTCTGA
- a CDS encoding DUF3097 domain-containing protein — MADRYGSDVLSGDWRAPKRGRAVETSADLGLVVEEVMTDFVGEIVAVDRDLDTLTLEDRRSKRRTFPLGPGFLLEGRPVVLVPPVRRTAPAKPTRTASGSVAVHGASARVARASRIFVEGRHDAELVEKVWGDDLRLEGVVVELLDGVDHLAEVLAEFGPGPQRKVGVLVDHLVAGSKEQRIARQVEGPHVLVVGHPYVDIWAAVKPERIGLTRWPDIPRDVEWKKGVCAALGWPHAEQADIARAWKQILSRVDSYADCDPALLGRVEELIDFVTVDG; from the coding sequence GTGGCAGATCGATACGGCTCCGACGTGCTCTCCGGCGACTGGCGCGCGCCCAAGCGCGGCCGTGCGGTCGAGACCAGCGCCGACCTGGGACTCGTCGTCGAGGAGGTCATGACCGACTTCGTCGGCGAGATCGTCGCCGTGGATCGCGACCTCGACACCCTCACGCTGGAGGACCGCCGCTCCAAGCGACGGACCTTCCCGCTCGGCCCCGGCTTCCTGCTCGAGGGCCGGCCGGTCGTGCTCGTGCCGCCCGTGCGTCGTACGGCGCCGGCGAAGCCGACCCGCACCGCCTCCGGCTCCGTCGCCGTCCACGGCGCGTCCGCCCGTGTCGCCCGGGCCAGCCGGATCTTCGTCGAGGGACGCCACGACGCCGAGCTCGTCGAGAAGGTGTGGGGCGACGACCTGCGCCTCGAGGGCGTGGTGGTCGAGCTCCTCGACGGCGTCGACCACCTCGCCGAGGTGCTGGCCGAGTTCGGCCCCGGCCCGCAGCGCAAGGTCGGCGTCCTGGTCGACCACCTCGTCGCCGGCTCCAAGGAGCAGCGGATCGCGCGCCAGGTCGAGGGTCCCCACGTCCTGGTCGTGGGCCACCCCTACGTCGACATCTGGGCCGCGGTGAAGCCCGAGCGGATCGGGCTGACCCGCTGGCCCGACATCCCCCGCGACGTGGAGTGGAAGAAGGGCGTCTGCGCCGCGCTCGGCTGGCCGCACGCCGAGCAGGCCGACATCGCCCGCGCCTGGAAGCAGATCCTGTCGCGCGTCGACTCCTACGCCGACTGCGACCCCGCCCTGCTCGGCCGGGTCGAGGAGCTCATCGACTTCGTCACCGTCGACGGCTGA